From Bacteroidota bacterium, the proteins below share one genomic window:
- a CDS encoding DUF499 domain-containing protein, with amino-acid sequence MLSIQQICVPRPEVRSGKLTDEIFAAKLNAVIAGEADPVYQDPSRFFANTYPTEGLRTLLKESLGRATGAAPTSSPVIRLETAFGGGKTHNLIGLYHAAAGNASAQDVEGLVDPAFLPGSGALRVAGVVGTDLSSSDGLVHADGTRTYTLWGELAYQLGGADGYAKARRSDEERAAPGTSLLDEVLGDRGAVIMIDEIARYLETAEAIEVGKSTLADQTVAFLMSLLEFAAGRERVSVVFTLAGTGDAFAKQTARVHDALDEARKVSARQEMVVQPTGETDIAAIVRHRLFESVDAAAAAETAEAYAEAFRMWSDQGTDLPSRALQADYAREFEAAYPFHPELLTTLSKKTATIPNFQKTRGALRLLARVVRALWEDGAVEAPSVHLHHVPLGIEGVANDLTSRLDRPAFKQVIEADIVSALMGSKGKAEEADREHLAAGRPPYTQRVAATVFVHSLTLGTATGVEPADLRLAVLEPGGDPLLVERAVDRLTDTGWFFDFDGHRYRFKTEPSLNKIVSDETDMVGRTAAKSELDARIKQVWRRGVLDPRYFPDDAGDVTDDAALPKLVVLHYDAATVGAETTEPPELVRQLFDHQGSQGAFRRFKNNLMFLVADADQAEHLVDVMRRYLAIGRILGDGERMRGFSAEDRKKLKKLSEAAELEVRVAVTKAYRHLYVPRADAAAAHGNLAHEVLPAQDQGQVKRDQSAVVLRVLQDQAKTLTGDDKALSGAYVRSRAWETNQTHLTTEELRKAFARRIALPFLLDPNQLKKTIRNGVEQKQWVLFDTREGVGYDHESPPPAVQLSDDVILYTPEEAAARSLPIKGKEAAGAGDASGDGSAGAVETCPVCGNPAEACTCGQGESATATAALRGEGPPQQAVQQLLDACHDADVESIGSLAVRLDGTGTSGADGMRRLGLALAQMGRAEYVVDVTLTAEFADGQHLQIQGRLSDALYKRLKQTTDGLAQEASDLQVALGVTAMYADALPLAGDRFGTIHDVLTTTLGTARITLRATVAEQVDA; translated from the coding sequence GTGCTTTCAATTCAGCAGATCTGTGTCCCGCGCCCCGAAGTCCGTAGCGGCAAACTCACCGATGAGATCTTCGCAGCCAAGCTGAACGCGGTCATCGCCGGCGAGGCGGACCCCGTCTATCAGGACCCCTCCCGCTTCTTCGCCAACACCTACCCCACGGAGGGCCTGCGGACACTGCTCAAGGAGTCCCTAGGCCGGGCGACGGGAGCGGCGCCGACGAGCAGTCCGGTGATCCGACTCGAGACCGCGTTCGGAGGAGGCAAAACGCACAACCTGATCGGTCTCTACCACGCCGCGGCAGGGAACGCGTCGGCGCAGGACGTTGAGGGGCTCGTGGACCCGGCCTTCCTTCCGGGTTCGGGAGCGCTCAGAGTCGCTGGGGTCGTGGGCACGGACCTGAGCTCGTCGGATGGGCTGGTTCACGCAGACGGGACGCGGACGTACACGTTGTGGGGTGAGCTGGCGTACCAGCTCGGCGGTGCCGACGGGTACGCGAAGGCACGCCGGAGCGACGAGGAGCGGGCGGCGCCCGGCACCTCGCTTCTGGACGAGGTGCTCGGGGACCGAGGCGCCGTCATCATGATCGATGAGATCGCGCGGTACCTCGAGACGGCGGAGGCGATTGAGGTCGGGAAGTCGACGCTCGCGGACCAGACCGTGGCCTTCCTTATGTCGCTGCTGGAGTTCGCAGCGGGCCGCGAGCGGGTGTCCGTGGTGTTCACGCTGGCTGGAACCGGCGATGCCTTCGCGAAGCAGACGGCGCGGGTGCACGACGCGCTGGACGAGGCACGGAAGGTGTCGGCCCGGCAGGAGATGGTGGTACAGCCGACGGGTGAGACCGACATCGCAGCGATCGTGCGGCACCGGCTGTTCGAGTCTGTGGACGCAGCGGCGGCCGCGGAGACGGCGGAGGCCTACGCCGAGGCCTTCCGTATGTGGAGCGACCAAGGCACAGACTTACCGAGTCGTGCACTCCAGGCTGACTACGCTCGGGAATTTGAGGCGGCCTACCCTTTCCACCCCGAGCTCCTGACGACGCTGTCGAAGAAGACGGCGACGATCCCCAACTTCCAAAAAACGCGCGGGGCGCTCCGGCTTCTGGCGCGGGTGGTGAGGGCGCTCTGGGAGGACGGAGCCGTCGAGGCGCCAAGCGTTCACCTCCACCACGTCCCATTGGGCATAGAGGGAGTGGCAAACGACCTGACCAGCCGGCTCGATCGGCCCGCGTTCAAGCAGGTGATCGAGGCTGACATCGTGAGCGCGTTGATGGGATCCAAGGGGAAGGCGGAGGAGGCCGACCGCGAGCACCTCGCGGCGGGCCGGCCACCCTACACCCAACGGGTGGCGGCGACGGTCTTCGTGCACAGCTTGACGCTGGGGACGGCGACGGGCGTGGAGCCGGCCGACCTCCGCCTCGCCGTGCTCGAGCCGGGAGGAGACCCGCTGCTTGTGGAGCGAGCCGTCGACCGGCTCACGGACACAGGCTGGTTCTTCGACTTCGACGGCCACCGGTACCGATTCAAGACCGAGCCCTCGCTGAACAAGATCGTGTCCGACGAGACGGACATGGTGGGCCGGACCGCGGCCAAGTCCGAGTTGGATGCCCGGATCAAACAGGTGTGGCGACGGGGAGTCCTCGACCCGAGATACTTTCCCGACGACGCAGGGGACGTGACCGACGACGCGGCGCTCCCCAAGCTCGTCGTGCTCCACTACGACGCCGCCACGGTCGGTGCCGAGACGACCGAGCCGCCAGAGCTCGTGCGTCAGCTGTTTGACCATCAAGGCTCGCAGGGGGCGTTCCGGCGGTTCAAGAACAACCTCATGTTCCTGGTCGCGGACGCCGACCAAGCGGAGCATCTCGTGGACGTGATGCGGCGCTACCTCGCGATCGGCCGGATCCTCGGCGATGGAGAGCGGATGCGGGGGTTCTCCGCCGAGGACCGGAAGAAGCTGAAGAAGCTCAGCGAGGCGGCCGAGTTGGAGGTACGCGTGGCCGTGACGAAGGCGTACCGCCACCTCTACGTGCCGCGCGCCGACGCGGCCGCCGCACACGGAAACCTCGCACACGAGGTGCTGCCTGCTCAAGACCAGGGGCAGGTCAAGCGGGATCAGAGCGCCGTCGTGCTCCGGGTGCTCCAGGACCAGGCGAAGACGCTGACGGGCGACGACAAGGCGCTCTCGGGGGCCTACGTCCGGAGCCGGGCGTGGGAGACGAACCAGACGCACCTGACGACGGAGGAGCTGCGGAAGGCGTTTGCCCGCCGGATCGCGCTCCCGTTCCTGCTGGACCCGAACCAGCTCAAGAAGACGATCCGCAACGGGGTGGAGCAGAAGCAGTGGGTGCTGTTCGACACGCGCGAGGGCGTCGGCTACGACCACGAGTCGCCCCCACCGGCGGTCCAGCTCTCCGACGACGTGATCCTGTACACGCCGGAGGAGGCCGCGGCCCGGTCGCTCCCGATCAAGGGGAAGGAGGCGGCCGGCGCGGGTGACGCATCTGGTGATGGGAGCGCGGGCGCCGTCGAGACGTGCCCCGTGTGCGGCAACCCGGCCGAGGCGTGCACCTGCGGCCAGGGGGAGTCGGCGACGGCCACCGCTGCGCTACGAGGCGAGGGGCCGCCGCAGCAGGCGGTCCAGCAGCTCCTCGACGCGTGCCACGACGCAGACGTGGAGTCCATCGGCTCGCTGGCGGTGCGGTTGGACGGGACGGGGACCTCCGGCGCCGATGGGATGCGCCGCCTCGGGCTCGCGCTCGCCCAGATGGGCCGGGCGGAGTACGTCGTCGATGTGACCCTGACGGCCGAGTTCGCCGACGGGCAACACCTCCAGATACAGGGCCGCCTTTCGGACGCGCTGTACAAGCGGCTGAAGCAGACGACCGACGGACTGGCCCAGGAAGCGAGCGACCTCCAGGTGGCGCTGGGCGTGACGGCGATGTACGCCGACGCTCTCCCACTGGCGGGCGACCGGTTTGGTACGATCCACGACGTGCTCACGACGACGCTGGGGACCGCCCGGATCACCCTCCGCGCGACGGTGGCCGAGCAGGTGGACGCATGA
- a CDS encoding CHAP domain-containing protein — MKAEKFLTALLLATGTAVYATFTDGGDGAVTPIELSGFAAGMLKAALAVGLFWAFDRYVLDEVDTVAELKAGNVAYALALLALAVLLAATVATAQPATTLPVVTETDGEAACRCACSCAPPADGGAAAELPTPARVWPAHLDTALAYVGTVERGGTNRGARVERFLRSVGLGPGNPWCAAYVSYVLDAAGVRAPLDGRRRVIRSGLAARFITARSIRASEALRGVKRVPPGAVVVWRKGNGPFGHAGFAVAWDGASGETVEGNTSPGRAGSQRDGDGVWRRQRRITPGRYFRIVSFTPVDHRTWS, encoded by the coding sequence ATGAAGGCCGAGAAGTTCCTGACCGCCCTGCTCCTCGCGACGGGGACGGCCGTCTACGCCACGTTCACCGACGGTGGCGACGGGGCCGTGACCCCGATCGAGCTCTCGGGCTTCGCGGCCGGGATGCTGAAGGCGGCGCTGGCCGTCGGGCTGTTCTGGGCGTTCGACCGGTACGTGCTCGACGAGGTCGACACCGTAGCCGAGTTGAAGGCGGGGAACGTGGCGTACGCGCTGGCGCTCCTCGCGCTGGCGGTCCTGCTCGCGGCGACCGTCGCGACGGCGCAGCCGGCCACTACGCTCCCGGTCGTGACGGAGACGGACGGCGAGGCAGCGTGCCGATGCGCCTGCTCGTGCGCGCCGCCAGCGGACGGCGGGGCGGCGGCTGAGCTACCCACGCCGGCACGGGTGTGGCCGGCCCACCTCGACACGGCGCTAGCCTACGTAGGGACCGTCGAGCGGGGCGGGACCAACCGGGGGGCGCGGGTCGAGCGGTTCCTGCGCTCGGTCGGGCTCGGGCCGGGCAACCCGTGGTGCGCGGCGTACGTGAGCTACGTGCTCGACGCGGCCGGCGTCCGCGCCCCGCTCGACGGCCGACGGCGCGTGATCCGCTCAGGGCTTGCGGCCCGGTTCATCACGGCGCGGAGCATCAGGGCGAGCGAGGCGCTCCGAGGCGTGAAGCGGGTGCCACCGGGGGCTGTCGTGGTCTGGCGGAAGGGGAACGGGCCGTTCGGGCACGCCGGGTTCGCGGTGGCTTGGGACGGGGCCTCTGGCGAGACGGTCGAGGGGAACACGTCGCCGGGCCGGGCGGGGAGCCAGCGCGACGGGGACGGGGTGTGGCGACGACAGCGGCGAATCACGCCGGGGAGGTACTTCCGGATCGTCAGCTTCACGCCAGTCGATCACCGGACCTGGTCATAG
- a CDS encoding DUF6266 family protein, giving the protein MAILDRGILGGGRNAVGTVVMTKWRGKDVIRARVTPTNPQTAAQTTQRDLFAQLTRAGSSLMDAFVRPYWRRFERSGRNATTAFNEFVRANVRVMRADGVPGADAGTFDAAQMLLTRGGLAPAEPLALADDGAGDTLVTWDAAGGQPDDAVAVVVAGPDGAAQDVITGLTRADGQAALGVPFADRAMYAVHVVPYRPVAGGDPKLAFHGSVRYDADANGGAGADVVVTGASKRAAFQNGGAEQGPVPDDPGALV; this is encoded by the coding sequence ATGGCCATCCTCGACCGGGGCATCCTCGGCGGCGGACGGAACGCCGTCGGCACCGTCGTCATGACCAAGTGGCGCGGCAAGGACGTGATCCGCGCCCGCGTCACGCCGACCAACCCCCAGACCGCCGCCCAGACGACCCAGCGCGACCTGTTCGCCCAGCTCACCCGGGCCGGCTCGTCCCTCATGGACGCGTTCGTCCGCCCGTACTGGCGCCGGTTCGAGCGGAGCGGGCGGAACGCGACGACGGCGTTCAACGAGTTCGTCCGGGCCAACGTCCGCGTCATGCGCGCGGACGGCGTGCCCGGCGCCGACGCCGGCACGTTCGACGCGGCCCAGATGCTCCTCACGCGGGGCGGCCTCGCCCCGGCCGAGCCGCTCGCGCTCGCCGACGACGGCGCGGGCGACACGCTCGTGACGTGGGACGCGGCTGGTGGTCAGCCCGACGACGCGGTCGCCGTCGTCGTGGCCGGTCCGGACGGCGCGGCGCAGGACGTCATCACCGGGCTCACGCGGGCCGACGGCCAGGCCGCGCTCGGCGTGCCCTTCGCCGACCGGGCCATGTACGCCGTCCACGTCGTCCCGTACCGGCCGGTCGCCGGCGGTGACCCGAAGCTGGCCTTCCACGGCTCGGTCCGCTACGACGCCGACGCCAACGGCGGAGCCGGGGCCGACGTCGTCGTGACGGGCGCGAGCAAGCGGGCCGCGTTCCAGAACGGCGGGGCCGAGCAGGGCCCGGTCCCCGACGACCCGGGGGCGCTCGTCTAG
- a CDS encoding ATP-binding protein produces MASPLIDRDAEQAALRRLADSGRPHLALLTGRRRVGKTYLLTHTWGERASFYFTASKTTPEVNRRQLVEDLAAWSGEDLRAEDYPTWRTVFNLLMDLRAPGPLVVVLDEFQYLGDGDAGAAEVASELNAAWERRRPERPFLMVLSGSAVGTMEALAGGGGPLYGRFSWHGRLRPFGYWHAGEMAPFADLRERALAYGVFGGTPRYLAAVDAGRLLAENAAELLLDPKGEVRLLVETALEQEEGLRDVSKYRAILRAVASGRTTRNEVAQGAGLGNDRALRDKLDRLIELGYVETRGNLDAGPSAAIRYGVADAAFRFYERFVAPNRSALERVPARQVWDEAVAPSLDQYMGHEFERVAVEAYDRRATALGLPIVSEWGRWEGVDRDRQPVELDVVARLLGGGVLTGEVKWNREPVGAAVHEAHLDKLRRMAASGRGWAHEALEDGAPLLYVAAGGFAEGFRAAAEADGHAVTCWSLEDLYAAAPSDSEG; encoded by the coding sequence GTGGCTTCCCCCCTCATCGACCGCGACGCCGAGCAGGCCGCGCTCCGCCGTCTGGCCGACTCCGGCCGCCCTCACCTCGCGCTCCTGACCGGGCGCCGGCGGGTGGGGAAGACGTACCTCCTGACGCACACGTGGGGTGAGCGGGCCTCGTTCTACTTCACGGCGTCGAAGACGACGCCGGAGGTCAACCGCCGCCAGCTCGTCGAGGACCTCGCGGCGTGGTCGGGCGAGGACCTGCGGGCCGAGGACTACCCGACGTGGCGGACCGTGTTCAACCTGCTCATGGACCTGAGGGCGCCGGGCCCGCTCGTCGTCGTGCTCGACGAGTTCCAGTACCTCGGCGACGGCGACGCGGGCGCGGCCGAGGTGGCGTCCGAGCTCAACGCGGCGTGGGAGCGGCGGCGGCCCGAGCGCCCGTTCCTGATGGTGCTCTCGGGCTCGGCCGTCGGGACGATGGAGGCGCTGGCGGGAGGGGGCGGCCCGCTCTACGGCCGGTTCTCGTGGCACGGGCGGCTCCGGCCCTTCGGGTACTGGCACGCGGGCGAGATGGCCCCTTTCGCCGACCTGAGGGAGCGGGCGCTGGCGTACGGCGTGTTCGGAGGGACGCCCCGGTACCTCGCGGCCGTCGACGCCGGCCGGCTGCTGGCGGAGAACGCGGCCGAGCTCCTGCTCGACCCGAAGGGGGAGGTCCGGCTGCTCGTGGAGACGGCGCTCGAGCAGGAGGAGGGGCTCCGGGACGTCTCGAAGTACCGGGCCATCCTCCGGGCCGTCGCGAGCGGGCGGACGACGCGGAACGAGGTCGCACAGGGGGCCGGGCTCGGCAACGACCGGGCGCTCCGGGACAAGCTGGACCGGCTGATCGAGCTGGGGTACGTAGAGACGCGGGGCAACCTCGACGCGGGGCCGTCGGCGGCCATCCGCTACGGTGTGGCCGACGCGGCCTTCCGGTTCTACGAGCGGTTCGTGGCGCCGAACCGGTCGGCCCTGGAGCGGGTGCCGGCCCGGCAGGTCTGGGACGAGGCCGTGGCCCCGTCGCTCGACCAGTACATGGGCCACGAGTTCGAGCGCGTGGCCGTGGAGGCGTACGACCGGAGGGCGACGGCGTTGGGGCTCCCGATCGTGTCGGAGTGGGGCCGGTGGGAGGGCGTCGACCGGGACCGCCAGCCGGTCGAGCTCGACGTCGTCGCGCGGCTCCTGGGGGGCGGCGTGCTGACGGGCGAGGTGAAGTGGAACCGGGAGCCGGTGGGGGCGGCCGTCCACGAGGCGCACCTCGACAAGCTCCGGCGGATGGCGGCGTCGGGCCGGGGGTGGGCGCACGAGGCGCTCGAGGACGGCGCGCCGCTCCTGTACGTGGCGGCGGGAGGGTTCGCCGAGGGGTTCCGCGCGGCGGCCGAAGCCGACGGCCACGCCGTGACGTGCTGGTCGCTGGAGGACCTCTACGCCGCCGCCCCAAGCGACTCAGAGGGATGA
- a CDS encoding site-specific integrase: MATFTPTLRADKIGQDGLAPVYLAVRHADTKRMVALGLRVRPKGWNENKRAVRKTEPDAAQVNDAIGQAVSEGRSEAARRTAAREPVSADALAGHLRRWVSGPDDEAQTENFLPFFRRWVDAFAERGQPSTYKAYHTTCNRLTKHARGRLMYADITPAFLRAWGHSMRAPEPHGEGLKQNYVRKQLTTTRTALRAAVRDGHAPDTFRDPFDRLQGDALLRSERVEKGRLTVEEVAALAAARCEPGSLVEAVRDGFALAFYAGGMRFGDTCLLRWTDVVRDAAGTAVKLSYEAEKTGKATSIPLIPEARAIVDRYAERRPEAVAEGGFVLPLLDGRSVSTPAKRRAAVASRNAYANEMLKVLAKRAGIAHPERVTTHLARHSLAAHLLEAGVGAHGIKEVLRHASVTTTERYLQGFSRDLLDQAYLNAFGAGDGASDETQPDGEAEGRSPSDR, translated from the coding sequence ATGGCGACGTTCACCCCCACGCTCCGCGCGGACAAAATAGGCCAGGACGGGCTCGCCCCGGTCTATTTAGCGGTCCGCCACGCCGACACCAAACGGATGGTCGCGCTGGGGCTCCGGGTGCGGCCGAAGGGGTGGAACGAGAACAAGCGCGCGGTGCGAAAAACGGAACCCGACGCGGCCCAGGTCAACGACGCCATCGGGCAGGCCGTGTCGGAGGGGCGGAGCGAGGCGGCCCGGCGGACGGCGGCGCGCGAGCCGGTCTCGGCCGACGCGCTCGCGGGCCACCTCCGCCGGTGGGTGTCGGGGCCGGACGACGAGGCGCAGACGGAGAACTTCCTCCCGTTCTTCCGGCGGTGGGTCGACGCGTTCGCCGAGCGGGGCCAGCCGTCGACGTACAAGGCGTACCACACGACGTGCAACCGGCTGACCAAGCATGCGCGGGGGCGGCTCATGTACGCCGACATCACGCCGGCCTTTCTCCGGGCATGGGGCCACTCGATGCGGGCGCCGGAGCCCCACGGCGAGGGGCTCAAGCAGAACTACGTCCGGAAGCAGCTGACGACGACGCGGACGGCGCTCCGGGCGGCCGTCCGCGACGGCCACGCCCCAGACACCTTCCGCGACCCCTTCGACCGTCTCCAGGGCGACGCGCTGCTCCGGAGCGAGCGGGTGGAGAAGGGTCGGCTGACGGTCGAGGAGGTGGCCGCGCTCGCGGCGGCCCGGTGCGAGCCGGGGTCGCTGGTGGAGGCGGTCCGCGACGGGTTCGCGCTCGCGTTCTACGCCGGCGGCATGCGGTTCGGGGACACGTGCCTGCTCCGGTGGACCGACGTGGTCCGCGACGCGGCGGGGACGGCGGTGAAGCTGAGCTACGAGGCGGAGAAGACGGGGAAGGCGACGTCGATCCCGCTGATCCCCGAGGCCCGGGCGATCGTCGACCGGTACGCCGAGCGGCGCCCCGAGGCGGTGGCCGAGGGCGGGTTCGTGCTCCCACTCCTCGACGGGCGGTCCGTGTCGACGCCGGCGAAGCGGCGGGCGGCCGTCGCCAGCCGGAACGCGTACGCGAACGAGATGCTGAAGGTGCTCGCGAAGCGGGCCGGGATCGCGCACCCCGAGCGGGTGACGACGCACCTCGCGCGGCACTCGCTGGCGGCCCACCTTCTCGAGGCCGGGGTCGGGGCGCACGGGATCAAGGAGGTGCTCCGGCACGCGTCGGTGACGACGACCGAGCGGTACCTCCAGGGGTTCAGCCGGGACCTCCTGGACCAGGCGTACCTCAACGCGTTCGGGGCCGGGGACGGCGCCTCCGACGAGACACAGCCCGACGGCGAGGCGGAAGGGCGTTCGCCGTCAGATCGGTAG
- a CDS encoding recombinase family protein — translation MRTAVAYARVSTADQAEGYSLRAQDAVNDRCAAKHGGRVVERFLDDVSAKQGDRLTESFDRRPGWQSLLRHLRANPARRGGPDLVVFKDYSRFSRHVAAAWAMLHELQRLGVEVQAAEQPVDWESPEHVHVVSAYLAVPDADNRRRSKNIRRGVRQAHLEGRWVHAPPTGYRATYSVPEGKNKPRRTGIEPDPTLAPLVAKAFLLAADPSVPVNAARKRVVRPNGRPLFGSAYRFGQALRNRAYRGELRVPPGDGQPERWIEGRHEPVVDAQTWAAVQARLDGPKAKPNGREKKLKLTPELPLRGHILDPRTGDRLTGSGSKSRHGYRVWYYHGKGRGAFRVKAEAAHAALVEFYRELSPTPGFLAVLEAVCEEELASRADGASIELANAETELAAAERRQLDADLAVVDGRLGPDAYARVAEHNRSAVDRARARAQAARLASADDVDADLEAFRYALPLLSDLAGLWEASGAEGRHALVGSTFPRGLSVDHGQIVEPSLGPLFSALAVAKTPKMETADPEGSADFPGSGDAGTVWGDARSTPRLHPSAILRR, via the coding sequence ATGCGAACCGCCGTAGCCTACGCCCGTGTCTCCACCGCTGACCAGGCCGAGGGCTACAGCCTACGTGCTCAGGACGCCGTGAACGACCGGTGCGCGGCGAAGCACGGGGGGCGGGTGGTCGAGCGGTTTCTCGACGACGTGAGCGCCAAGCAGGGCGACCGCCTGACGGAGTCGTTTGACCGCCGGCCGGGCTGGCAGTCGCTCCTTCGGCATCTCCGCGCAAACCCGGCCCGTCGCGGCGGCCCCGACCTCGTCGTGTTCAAGGACTACAGTCGGTTCTCCCGCCACGTGGCCGCGGCGTGGGCGATGCTCCATGAGCTTCAGCGGCTCGGTGTCGAGGTTCAGGCGGCCGAGCAGCCCGTTGACTGGGAGAGCCCCGAGCACGTCCACGTCGTCTCGGCTTACCTCGCCGTCCCGGACGCCGACAACCGCCGCCGCTCCAAGAACATCCGCCGCGGCGTCCGCCAGGCGCACCTGGAGGGCCGGTGGGTCCACGCGCCACCAACCGGGTACCGCGCGACATACTCCGTTCCCGAGGGAAAGAACAAGCCGCGGCGAACGGGCATCGAGCCCGACCCCACCCTAGCCCCGCTCGTCGCGAAGGCGTTCCTGCTGGCCGCCGACCCCAGCGTCCCCGTCAACGCGGCGCGCAAGCGAGTCGTCCGTCCGAACGGTCGACCGCTCTTCGGGAGCGCGTATCGGTTTGGTCAGGCACTCCGAAACCGCGCCTACCGGGGCGAGCTCCGCGTGCCGCCCGGCGACGGCCAGCCGGAGCGGTGGATCGAGGGCCGCCACGAGCCTGTCGTCGATGCGCAGACGTGGGCCGCCGTCCAGGCCCGGCTCGACGGGCCGAAAGCGAAGCCGAACGGACGCGAGAAGAAATTAAAGCTCACGCCGGAGCTGCCACTTCGCGGCCACATCCTGGACCCTCGCACCGGCGACCGCTTGACCGGGTCGGGCTCGAAGTCGCGCCACGGTTACCGTGTGTGGTACTACCACGGGAAGGGGAGAGGGGCTTTTCGGGTGAAAGCAGAAGCCGCCCACGCCGCGCTCGTAGAGTTCTACCGCGAGCTATCGCCGACTCCGGGGTTCCTCGCTGTTCTGGAGGCCGTGTGTGAGGAGGAGCTCGCCAGCCGCGCTGACGGAGCGTCGATCGAGCTGGCGAATGCCGAGACCGAACTCGCTGCCGCTGAGCGCCGCCAGCTCGACGCTGACCTCGCCGTCGTCGATGGCCGTCTGGGACCAGACGCCTATGCCCGTGTCGCCGAGCACAACCGCTCCGCCGTTGATCGCGCGAGGGCTCGCGCGCAGGCCGCACGCTTGGCCTCGGCCGACGACGTAGACGCCGACCTGGAGGCGTTCCGGTACGCGCTCCCGCTCCTGTCCGACCTCGCCGGGCTGTGGGAGGCGTCGGGCGCTGAGGGCCGCCACGCGCTGGTGGGTTCGACTTTCCCTCGTGGTCTATCGGTAGATCACGGGCAAATAGTCGAACCCTCGTTGGGTCCTCTGTTTTCGGCTCTGGCAGTGGCAAAAACGCCGAAAATGGAAACGGCCGACCCCGAAGGATCGGCCGATTTCCCGGGAAGTGGAGATGCCGGGACCGTATGGGGAGACGCCAGGAGTACTCCCCGTCTCCACCCGTCGGCGATTCTGAGGCGCTAG
- a CDS encoding DNA methyltransferase: MRVSIDHAEALDWLRSLKPGSVDAVVTDPPYSSGGLHRSDRAARPEAKYAQNGDAIGRPSFSGDNRDQRSWAAWAALWLMMALQATREGGRVYVFSDWRMLPALTDAIQMGGWVWRGIVPWNKTRGSRAPHTGYHRHQCEYIVWGTAGPCEKRNGEGPFPGLITEPVRQADKHHLTGKPTDVMRQLVRAASRPDELVIDPFAGSGTTAVACAMEGRRFMGCELSAEYCDVARVRIEDALSTPALDL; encoded by the coding sequence ATGAGGGTCTCGATCGACCACGCCGAAGCCCTCGACTGGCTCCGCTCTCTCAAACCGGGGAGCGTCGACGCGGTCGTTACCGACCCGCCGTACTCATCTGGTGGTCTTCACCGGTCGGACCGTGCCGCGCGCCCTGAGGCGAAATACGCCCAGAACGGTGACGCGATCGGCCGACCGTCGTTCTCAGGCGACAACCGCGACCAGCGTTCGTGGGCGGCATGGGCGGCACTCTGGCTGATGATGGCGCTACAGGCGACCCGTGAGGGCGGACGGGTCTACGTGTTCTCCGACTGGCGCATGCTCCCAGCGCTTACCGACGCCATCCAGATGGGCGGGTGGGTCTGGCGGGGCATCGTACCCTGGAACAAGACACGCGGTAGCCGCGCGCCCCACACCGGTTACCATCGCCACCAGTGCGAGTACATCGTGTGGGGCACCGCCGGGCCGTGCGAGAAACGCAACGGAGAGGGCCCGTTTCCTGGCCTCATAACGGAGCCTGTCCGTCAAGCTGACAAGCACCACCTCACGGGCAAGCCGACCGACGTCATGCGCCAGCTCGTCAGAGCCGCGAGCCGCCCGGACGAGCTGGTGATCGACCCGTTTGCTGGCTCCGGTACAACGGCTGTCGCGTGTGCGATGGAGGGACGGCGGTTCATGGGCTGCGAGCTGTCGGCCGAGTACTGCGACGTCGCTCGCGTCCGCATCGAGGACGCTCTCTCGACCCCGGCGCTGGACCTGTGA